Genomic window (Spirochaetota bacterium):
TTAAGGGAAAATAAGTTATTATATAAAAATGTTTAATATAAATAATTATACAATATAAAGAGAACTTAAAAATTCCAGAATATAAAGTGGAATCGTTATACCAAAAATTTTTGATGGATGATGTAGAATTTGCTCAAATAGTGGAAGATAAAATAAATGAATATGTTCAACATGGTTATAGAGTTTTTTCCCATCAACTAACTCTAAATACTGGGAATTTTATGATGGTACAAACTGTTTTCATCAAAGAAGAATAAAAAATAGTATAAATTAAGGATCATTCATGGCTGAATACACCATAGAAAGTTACACCCAAAGCGATAGTCAAACAACTTCGGCTTTTGTCAGAGATCTAGAAGGTAAATTAAACAGAAAACACAAAGCTGGCTATGTCTTGGCTTCTCATCAAATGGCTATGGAGAATGGTTTTATGTCAGCACAAGTTGTTTTTGTCAAGGACGCTTCCTCCAAATCAATAATACCATTAAAAACGAAGAATAAAAAATAGTATAAATTAAGGATCACTCATGGCTGAACATAAAGTATTGAATTGGAATTATGATCTAAAATCTAGTTTTACAATAGCTAATAAAATAGAAGATGCACTCAGAGAAAATGACAGAAAAGGTTTTAAAGTGCTTTCTCATCAAATGAGTTCTACAAGCAACTCTGATCAAAGTATGATAACAGTAGTGGTACAAATTGTTTTTATTAGAGAATAACATAACTATTAAATTAAAATAATTCACAAGGTGCATTTATGAAAGCCCTATTACTAGCAGGTGGAAAAGGCACAAGACTGTGGCCTATTTCTAAATCGCAGACACCCAAACAAGTTGTATCTCCTTTTGGTGATCAACAAAATCTCCTTCAACTTACTATTAATCGAACTCTTGAAATCGGATTTAATGCAAAAGATCTCTTTCTTGTAACGGCACAGAATCAAGAAAATATTCTCAAACAATATTGGGATGAAACCCAATTAAATGAAATTATTTCTGAACCAGAAGCCAAAAATACTGCTCCCGCAATTTTATTAGCAACTAAAAAATTATTAGAATTAAACACAGATCCCAATGAAGTTATTTATGTTTTTCCTTCTGATCATTACATGATAGATTTTGAACTAGATCTATCTATAGATTGTCGTGATAAGATATTTTGTTTTCGTATTATTCCTACGAGAGCAGAAACAGGATATGGATATATCAAAACAGAAACTAACGACACAATCAGTAAAGTGAAACAATTTACAGAAAAACCTAATTTAGAAACTGTAGAAGCGTGGTATAATGATTGGCTTCAATTTCCTAAAAATAATCAACAAGATAAATATTTTTGGAATTCTGGTATTTATGCCTTTTCTCTGAATTCCC
Coding sequences:
- a CDS encoding mannose-1-phosphate guanylyltransferase, which translates into the protein MKALLLAGGKGTRLWPISKSQTPKQVVSPFGDQQNLLQLTINRTLEIGFNAKDLFLVTAQNQENILKQYWDETQLNEIISEPEAKNTAPAILLATKKLLELNTDPNEVIYVFPSDHYMIDFELDLSIDCRDKIFCFRIIPTRAETGYGYIKTETNDTISKVKQFTEKPNLETVEAWYNDWLQFPKNNQQDKYFWNSGIYAFSLNSLGLALEQIDPNLYQLWKSATYQKFKEQYSKLLTTPFDKFVAEQAHNLYSAPLLAKTWRDVGTWQSVYEALASTDSQENIHVGLGQSICTSDTNSCLINSDKNITIACAGVQNLAVIISGDNILILDKKNPQAMQEIITQLQRNHKDLI